From the Octadecabacter antarcticus 307 genome, one window contains:
- a CDS encoding DMT family transporter, with protein sequence MDTKAIVMGVMFGIMWASAFTSARVIVQYAPPLYALAVRFLLSGIFAVLLARAMGQSWHLTRRQWIATLVFGVAQNALYLGLNFVAMQTIEASLAAIVASTMPLLVAFASWTVFRERIRPLSVAGLVAGVVGVALIMGARLQGQVDMFGLGLCVVGVVSLTVATLSVRGASSGGNFLMVVGLQMLVGSAVLWVPALAFETFDVTLTWQLGVAFTYTVIVPGIGATLIWFMLVDRIGATPAAVFHFLTPFFGVLTAALLLGEKLGSMDIVGVLIITSGILAVQMSRQKPA encoded by the coding sequence ATTGATACCAAAGCGATTGTTATGGGCGTGATGTTTGGCATCATGTGGGCGTCGGCGTTCACGTCGGCCCGCGTGATCGTGCAATATGCACCACCGCTTTACGCGCTTGCTGTCCGGTTTCTTTTGTCGGGAATTTTTGCCGTTCTGTTGGCGCGCGCCATGGGCCAAAGCTGGCATTTGACGCGGCGCCAGTGGATTGCGACACTAGTCTTTGGCGTGGCGCAAAACGCGCTGTATCTGGGGCTGAATTTCGTCGCGATGCAGACCATTGAAGCATCGCTTGCGGCCATCGTAGCATCGACAATGCCGCTGTTGGTCGCCTTCGCAAGCTGGACTGTATTTAGGGAACGGATCAGACCCCTTAGCGTCGCGGGCTTGGTCGCTGGTGTGGTGGGTGTCGCGTTGATCATGGGTGCGCGTTTGCAAGGGCAAGTCGATATGTTCGGGCTGGGTCTTTGCGTCGTCGGCGTGGTGTCGTTGACAGTGGCGACGCTGTCGGTGCGCGGCGCATCGTCGGGTGGCAATTTCCTGATGGTCGTCGGATTGCAAATGTTGGTCGGCAGCGCGGTGCTTTGGGTGCCCGCGCTGGCGTTTGAAACTTTCGACGTCACATTGACGTGGCAATTGGGGGTGGCGTTTACTTACACGGTAATCGTTCCGGGCATTGGGGCGACGTTGATCTGGTTCATGTTGGTGGACCGCATTGGGGCGACACCTGCCGCAGTGTTCCATTTCCTGACGCCGTTCTTTGGCGTGCTGACGGCTGCGCTGCTGCTCGGCGAAAAGCTGGGGTCGATGGACATTGTGGGCGTTCTGATCATCACATCCGGCATTTTGGCGGTACAGATGTCAAGGCAGAAACCAGCCTAA
- a CDS encoding thiamine ABC transporter ATP-binding protein, with the protein MLWCRDAVFMQGGYTLSADLRIEAGKVTAVIGPSGAGKSTLLGGIAGFVSQRSGVLSWNGADITALPPHKRPVSMLFQDNNLFPHLTVLQNVALALGSRLTPTRDAQIKAEDMLTRVGLNDLATRKPAALSGGQQSRAALARALLQNREIMLMDEPFSALGPGMKAEMLDLSVELAKAAGRTVVMVTHDPADAARVADAVIGVVSGKAWAPIETARFLNDPPAPFKEYLG; encoded by the coding sequence ATGCTGTGGTGTAGGGACGCGGTTTTTATGCAGGGCGGCTACACGTTGTCAGCGGACCTGCGGATCGAGGCAGGCAAAGTGACGGCAGTGATCGGGCCATCCGGTGCAGGCAAGTCGACATTGCTTGGCGGGATTGCGGGATTCGTATCGCAGCGATCCGGTGTGTTGTCTTGGAACGGTGCGGATATCACTGCTTTGCCACCCCATAAGCGGCCGGTATCGATGCTGTTTCAGGACAACAATCTGTTCCCGCATTTGACAGTTTTGCAGAACGTGGCGCTGGCGCTGGGGTCGCGGTTGACCCCGACGCGCGACGCGCAAATTAAGGCTGAAGACATGCTGACCCGTGTCGGGCTAAATGATTTGGCGACACGCAAACCAGCGGCGTTGTCTGGTGGTCAACAAAGCCGCGCCGCATTGGCACGCGCGCTGTTGCAGAACCGTGAGATTATGCTGATGGACGAACCGTTCAGCGCGCTAGGGCCCGGAATGAAGGCTGAAATGTTGGATTTGTCGGTTGAGTTGGCAAAGGCCGCGGGGCGCACGGTTGTGATGGTCACCCATGATCCGGCGGATGCTGCGCGGGTGGCTGATGCGGTCATCGGGGTCGTTTCCGGCAAGGCGTGGGCCCCGATTGAAACGGCGCGGTTCCTGAATGATCCGCCTGCACCGTTCAAAGAATACCTAGGCTGA
- the aroC gene encoding chorismate synthase, whose protein sequence is MSINSFGHLFRVTTWGESHGPALGATVDGCPPGVPLTAPMIQTWLDKRRPGQNKMTTQRQEADAVEILSGVFEDRTTGTPIQLMIKNTDQRSKDYGDIANTFRPGHADITYHQKYGLRDYRGGGRSSARETASRVAAGGVARAAIKSIAPNIEIKGYMVQMGEKHIDRARFDWDAIDGNDFWCPDAGVVDEWTDYINWLRKDDHNSVGAMIEVVARNVPAGIGAPVYGKLDTDLASAMMSINAVKGVEIGEGMAAASLTGRANADEIFMGKDGPEYSSNHAGGILGGISTGQDIVVRFAVKPTSSILSPRASIRMDGTPTEVVTKGRHDPCVGIRAVPVGEAMMAAVILDHMLLDRGQTGGVRGQIGPQT, encoded by the coding sequence ATGTCGATCAACTCTTTCGGTCATCTTTTCCGCGTCACCACTTGGGGCGAAAGCCACGGGCCTGCTTTGGGCGCAACCGTCGATGGCTGCCCGCCAGGTGTGCCGCTGACAGCGCCGATGATCCAAACATGGCTCGATAAACGCCGCCCCGGTCAAAACAAAATGACGACTCAGCGGCAGGAAGCTGATGCGGTTGAGATTTTGTCCGGCGTGTTTGAGGACAGAACGACAGGCACGCCAATCCAGTTGATGATCAAGAACACTGATCAACGGTCCAAAGATTACGGCGACATCGCCAATACGTTTCGCCCGGGACATGCCGACATCACGTATCACCAGAAATACGGTCTGCGTGATTACCGTGGCGGTGGTCGGTCGTCCGCACGTGAAACAGCGTCTAGGGTTGCGGCTGGTGGCGTTGCACGTGCTGCAATCAAATCGATCGCGCCGAACATCGAAATCAAAGGCTACATGGTGCAGATGGGTGAAAAGCACATAGACCGCGCACGCTTTGACTGGGATGCGATTGATGGCAATGATTTCTGGTGCCCCGATGCTGGCGTCGTGGACGAATGGACGGACTACATAAACTGGCTACGCAAGGACGATCACAACTCAGTCGGTGCGATGATCGAAGTCGTGGCACGCAACGTCCCCGCAGGCATTGGTGCGCCGGTTTATGGTAAGTTAGACACTGATTTGGCGTCGGCAATGATGTCGATCAATGCGGTCAAAGGCGTGGAAATCGGCGAAGGCATGGCCGCTGCGTCCCTAACAGGACGTGCCAATGCAGATGAGATTTTTATGGGCAAGGACGGGCCAGAATATTCGTCTAACCACGCAGGTGGCATCCTTGGTGGCATCAGCACGGGGCAAGATATTGTCGTGCGTTTTGCAGTCAAACCAACGTCCAGCATCCTTTCCCCGCGCGCGTCGATTCGCATGGACGGAACACCCACCGAAGTCGTCACGAAAGGACGTCACGACCCCTGCGTCGGCATTCGTGCAGTCCCCGTTGGCGAAGCGATGATGGCGGCTGTGATCCTCGATCATATGCTGTTGGATCGCGGCCAAACCGGTGGCGTGCGTGGGCAGATCGGGCCACAGACTTAG
- a CDS encoding thiamine/thiamine pyrophosphate ABC transporter permease ThiP — translation MAQRVVAIIAALVVAGLVIGPVTAVLWRGGGFTALSVADLSALRFTVWQASWSALISVGLAVPVARALARRSFWGRSALISVMGAPFILPVIVAILGLLSVFGGNGFVNLVLEPLGVPKLDIYGAHGVILAHVFFNLPLAVRLILQGWLSIPSERFRVAASLNAPVFWLLEWPMLRRIAPGAFAVIFVICIGSFAVALTLGGGPRATTVELAIYQAFKFDFDLSKAASLAVVQLCLGLGAGLIALLLARGDMLGAGFDRVVQRWDGSRMLDTTWIGLATLFLLAPLMAIFIAGLSGLADLPNGIWGAAIRSLLISLGAVVLTMALALPLVTKAGEAASLLGLSVSGLVLGTGMFLIVQPYVRPSSVALPVTMMVNVLMALPFVLRILRPSVESARGDFGRLGKSLGLRGWALWRIVYLPRLRRPMGFAAGLTGALAMGDLGVITLFSRPGEGTLPMAMYQLMAAYQMEAAYGAALLLVGLSLGLFWAFDKGGRGHAVV, via the coding sequence GTGGCGCAGCGCGTTGTCGCAATAATCGCAGCACTTGTTGTCGCGGGGCTGGTCATCGGCCCCGTGACGGCAGTGTTGTGGCGCGGCGGTGGTTTTACGGCCCTGTCTGTGGCTGACCTGTCGGCGTTGCGGTTTACAGTTTGGCAGGCATCCTGGTCTGCCTTGATCAGCGTTGGCTTGGCAGTTCCCGTCGCACGTGCCCTGGCGCGGCGATCTTTTTGGGGGCGGTCGGCGCTGATTTCCGTTATGGGGGCACCGTTCATTCTGCCAGTGATTGTTGCAATTCTGGGCCTGCTTTCCGTGTTTGGCGGCAACGGGTTTGTGAATTTGGTACTGGAACCTTTAGGTGTTCCGAAACTCGATATTTATGGTGCGCATGGTGTGATCCTTGCGCATGTATTTTTCAATCTGCCGCTGGCGGTTCGGCTGATCCTGCAAGGCTGGCTGTCGATCCCATCCGAGAGGTTTCGCGTCGCCGCAAGTTTGAATGCCCCAGTGTTTTGGCTGCTAGAGTGGCCGATGTTGCGGCGTATTGCGCCCGGTGCATTTGCGGTGATTTTTGTAATTTGTATCGGCTCGTTTGCTGTTGCCTTGACGCTTGGCGGTGGACCAAGAGCGACGACTGTAGAACTTGCGATTTATCAGGCGTTCAAGTTTGATTTTGACCTGAGCAAAGCGGCATCTTTGGCGGTTGTGCAGCTTTGCCTTGGGCTTGGGGCTGGACTTATAGCATTGCTGCTTGCGCGCGGTGACATGCTTGGCGCTGGCTTTGATCGGGTTGTGCAGCGCTGGGATGGGTCAAGAATGCTTGATACGACGTGGATCGGGCTGGCGACGCTATTTCTGCTGGCACCCCTTATGGCAATCTTCATCGCGGGACTTTCTGGGCTGGCTGATCTGCCGAATGGTATTTGGGGCGCCGCTATTCGCTCATTGCTCATCTCATTGGGTGCGGTGGTTTTGACCATGGCGCTGGCTTTGCCGTTGGTGACAAAGGCAGGTGAGGCTGCATCGCTGTTGGGACTATCTGTGTCCGGTTTGGTGTTGGGCACGGGGATGTTCCTGATCGTGCAGCCCTATGTGCGGCCATCTTCGGTGGCGTTACCAGTGACGATGATGGTGAATGTGCTAATGGCGCTACCGTTTGTGTTGCGAATTTTGCGGCCCAGTGTGGAATCGGCACGCGGTGATTTTGGCCGATTGGGGAAATCACTTGGCCTGCGGGGCTGGGCGTTGTGGCGGATTGTGTATTTGCCACGCTTACGCCGTCCAATGGGGTTTGCGGCGGGTTTAACTGGGGCACTGGCGATGGGGGACCTTGGTGTCATCACCCTATTCTCGCGCCCGGGTGAAGGGACTTTGCCGATGGCAATGTATCAACTGATGGCGGCCTATCAGATGGAGGCCGCGTATGGTGCTGCGTTGTTATTGGTCGGATTATCACTCGGCCTGTTTTGGGCTTTTGACAAAGGAGGCCGCGGACATGCTGTGGTGTAG
- a CDS encoding thiamine ABC transporter substrate-binding protein has protein sequence MKTTLITVAGLLFGTAALADGHTPVLTVYAPDYFGSEWGPGPSIEAAFEERCSCDLQYQTGDLLPRLLLEGTRTEADVAIGFNSDITKRARDSGLFAPHGLDLSPLTLPIDWDDDTFLPFNYGHTAFIYDNTKLDGFDSFEALLNAPDDVRIVIQDPRSSISGLALVLWVQAVYGDEAEAAWLRLAPKIVTVTQGWSESYGLFTDGEADVVLSYTTSPAYHIIAEEDLTKSAAIFDEGHYFMVELAAKLATTDQPELADEFMAFILTEDFQTMIPTTNWSFPAALPMDQWPEGFQDLPMPETVLFYTEDEAAALRDGAIEAWRSALSQ, from the coding sequence ATGAAAACCACCCTGATCACTGTCGCAGGACTATTGTTTGGTACCGCAGCGCTTGCGGACGGCCATACACCTGTGCTGACAGTATACGCCCCCGATTATTTTGGGTCCGAATGGGGCCCAGGCCCCAGCATTGAGGCGGCGTTCGAAGAACGTTGTAGTTGCGATTTGCAGTATCAGACGGGTGACTTGTTGCCACGTTTGTTGCTGGAAGGCACGCGAACCGAGGCAGATGTCGCCATCGGATTTAACTCAGACATTACCAAACGCGCCCGTGACAGTGGGTTGTTTGCACCGCACGGGTTGGACCTATCGCCGCTGACGCTGCCAATAGACTGGGACGATGATACGTTTTTGCCGTTCAACTATGGTCATACGGCGTTCATTTACGACAACACTAAGCTAGACGGTTTCGACAGCTTTGAGGCGTTGTTGAATGCCCCCGACGACGTGCGGATCGTTATCCAAGACCCGCGTTCGTCGATTTCGGGTCTTGCATTGGTGCTGTGGGTACAGGCGGTTTATGGCGATGAGGCTGAAGCCGCATGGCTGCGTTTGGCCCCCAAGATCGTTACCGTGACGCAGGGCTGGTCCGAAAGTTATGGACTGTTCACGGACGGTGAAGCGGACGTTGTGTTGTCCTACACGACATCGCCCGCCTACCACATCATTGCCGAAGAAGACCTGACCAAATCAGCCGCAATATTCGACGAAGGTCATTATTTCATGGTCGAACTGGCCGCGAAGTTGGCAACGACTGATCAGCCTGAACTGGCGGATGAATTCATGGCATTCATCCTCACTGAGGATTTTCAAACGATGATCCCGACAACCAACTGGTCCTTCCCAGCGGCTTTGCCAATGGATCAATGGCCTGAAGGGTTCCAAGATCTGCCAATGCCCGAAACGGTATTGTTTTACACCGAAGATGAGGCAGCAGCGCTTCGTGATGGAGCGATTGAAGCGTGGCGCAGCGCGTTGTCGCAATAA
- a CDS encoding HU family DNA-binding protein yields the protein MATKPMTKTQLVAALAEDMGTDKKSASASLDAIVGLITREVSGGGAVTLPGVGKIYCRERPERMVRNPATGEQIKKDADKVVKMTIAKALKDSVNG from the coding sequence ATGGCGACGAAACCAATGACCAAGACGCAACTTGTTGCAGCGCTGGCAGAAGACATGGGTACGGACAAGAAATCCGCATCCGCATCGCTTGATGCGATCGTAGGTCTTATCACCCGCGAAGTATCTGGCGGTGGTGCTGTGACTCTGCCAGGCGTTGGCAAAATTTACTGCCGTGAACGTCCAGAGCGTATGGTTCGCAACCCAGCAACGGGTGAGCAGATCAAGAAAGACGCCGACAAAGTGGTTAAGATGACCATCGCGAAGGCACTGAAAGACAGCGTGAACGGCTAA